One genomic window of Halictus rubicundus isolate RS-2024b chromosome 12, iyHalRubi1_principal, whole genome shotgun sequence includes the following:
- the LOC143359510 gene encoding cytochrome b5 reductase 4 isoform X3, which produces MPRCCGASLVSVMDGDGSPQSLGLQIQDGNPRNKTALAPGHSLMDWIRLTNSGDDLTGVGGVAQVVSLSELANHNKQNDAWIAIRGIVFNVTRYMDFHPGGISELMRGVGKDATKLFENVHAWVNYQSILQKCVVGRLSRGSISGPSSSSPEDTSPGTADCASAALGLIRSCTAGSYSRESTCESGLANAKMDWRQTLSTVTLFYQTVKDYPGVYYQVRRINDSKLVFKLLFEKDTVTHELELAAPVEWPPVCKTNFETAEVDFTFTKKNPELWKTQGNHTIWREPITSHRSYKEYTVVSNIPLSRLVHLLVLRAKDSLELVPIGRHLQARMNVMGVEITRSYTPVPPCLHPDDMAPNYKSDCVCLMIKKYQNGALSPSITGLQAGQTLVLSNALGAFVVESFDRYSVIHMLAGGTGLTAMLGIIQRALARRTVKTINLLNFNTDKNNMFYVKQLEKASTNTKLTVTHILSQADSKWTGIRGIVSDDLLRQLIGQQKPVACIFTCGPPGFIQTAKKSIQNLGWKPYQTYNFDD; this is translated from the exons ATGCCACGATGCTGCGGCGCGTCTTTGGTATCCGTCATGGACGGCGACGGGTCTCCGCAGAGTCTCGGTTTGCAGATTCAGGACG GCAACCCTCGAAATAAGACAGCCCTCGCGCCGGGTCACAGTTTAATGGACTGGATCCGATTGACTAACTCGGGCGACGATTTAACAGGCGTTGGTGGCGTCGCTCAAGTCGTGTCTCTGTCTGAGCTGGCCAATCATAACAAGCAGAATGACGCTTGGATCGCAATTAGAG GAATCGTGTTCAACGTGACACGTTACATGGACTTCCATCCAGGAGGGATTAGCGAATTGATGAGGGGCGTTGGCAAAGACGCGACGAAACTATTCGAAAAC GTTCACGCTTGGGTCAATTATCAGAGCATCCTTCAGAAATGCGTGGTTGGAAGGCTGAGCCGTGGATCTATCAGCGGTCCATCCTCATCGTCGCCGGAAGACACCTCTCCGGGTACAGCAGATTGCGCCTCTGCTGCCCTGGGCCTAATTAGAAGTTGTACGG CAGGCAGCTACAGTCGAGAAAGTACGTGCGAAAGCGGTCTTGCGAACGCAAAGATGGACTGGAGACAGACGTTGAGCACAGTCACGCTGTTCTACCAAACGGTGAAAGATTATCCGGGCGTTTACTATCAAGTGAGGAGGATAAACGACTCGAAGCTGGTCTTCAAGCTGCTGTTCGAGAAGGATACAGTCACGCATGAACTAGAGCTGGCGGCTCCGGTGGAATGGCCGCCAGTTTGCAAGACTAACTTCGAAACCGCCGAG GTGGATTTCACGTTCACCAAGAAGAATCCGGAGCTCTGGAAGACGCAGGGTAACCACACAATATGGCGGGAGCCAATCACGAGCCATAGATCTTACAAAGAGTACACTGTAGTCTCGAACATACCGCTTTCCAGGCTAGTCCACTTGCTAGTCCTGCGAGCGAAGGACTCGTTGGAATTAGTGCCCATTGGAAGACACCTACAAGCCAGGATGAACGTGATGG GAGTGGAAATAACGAGATCATACACTCCTGTCCCACCGTGCCTTCACCCTGACGACATGGCGCCGAATTACAAGTCCGACTGCGTGTGTCTGATGATCAAGAAGTACCAAAATGGCGCGCTGAGTCCGTCCATAACCGGCCTACAAGCCGGCCAGACCCTTGTGCTAAGCAATGCTTTAGGTGCCTTTGTAGTTGAATCCTTTGATCGTTATTCTGTCATTCACATGCTGGCCGGTGGCACAGGGCTGACCGCGATGCTTGGGATCATTCAGCGGGCTTTGGCCAGGCGTACTGT aaAAACCATTAATCTCCTCAACTTCAACACAGACAAAAACAACATGTTCTACGTAAAGCAGCTGGAAAAAGCTAGCACGAATACGAA GTTAACAGTCACGCATATCCTCTCGCAAGCGGACAGTAAATGGACGGGCATACGCGGCATCGTGTCCGATGATTTGTTGAGGCAGCTGATTGGACAACAGAAACCTGTTGCGTGCATCTTCACCTGCGGTCCACCAGGATTCATTCAGACAGCGAAAAA ATCCATTCAAAACCTTGGCTGGAAACCCTACCAAACGTATAATTTCGACGACTAG
- the LOC143359510 gene encoding cytochrome b5 reductase 4 isoform X4, protein MELRTSSACLRGNPRNKTALAPGHSLMDWIRLTNSGDDLTGVGGVAQVVSLSELANHNKQNDAWIAIRGIVFNVTRYMDFHPGGISELMRGVGKDATKLFENVHAWVNYQSILQKCVVGRLSRGSISGPSSSSPEDTSPGTADCASAALGLIRSCTAGSYSRESTCESGLANAKMDWRQTLSTVTLFYQTVKDYPGVYYQVRRINDSKLVFKLLFEKDTVTHELELAAPVEWPPVCKTNFETAEVDFTFTKKNPELWKTQGNHTIWREPITSHRSYKEYTVVSNIPLSRLVHLLVLRAKDSLELVPIGRHLQARMNVMGVEITRSYTPVPPCLHPDDMAPNYKSDCVCLMIKKYQNGALSPSITGLQAGQTLVLSNALGAFVVESFDRYSVIHMLAGGTGLTAMLGIIQRALARRTVKTINLLNFNTDKNNMFYVKQLEKASTNTKLTVTHILSQADSKWTGIRGIVSDDLLRQLIGQQKPVACIFTCGPPGFIQTAKKSIQNLGWKPYQTYNFDD, encoded by the exons atggagttgcggacgagctcggcgtgcttaagag GCAACCCTCGAAATAAGACAGCCCTCGCGCCGGGTCACAGTTTAATGGACTGGATCCGATTGACTAACTCGGGCGACGATTTAACAGGCGTTGGTGGCGTCGCTCAAGTCGTGTCTCTGTCTGAGCTGGCCAATCATAACAAGCAGAATGACGCTTGGATCGCAATTAGAG GAATCGTGTTCAACGTGACACGTTACATGGACTTCCATCCAGGAGGGATTAGCGAATTGATGAGGGGCGTTGGCAAAGACGCGACGAAACTATTCGAAAAC GTTCACGCTTGGGTCAATTATCAGAGCATCCTTCAGAAATGCGTGGTTGGAAGGCTGAGCCGTGGATCTATCAGCGGTCCATCCTCATCGTCGCCGGAAGACACCTCTCCGGGTACAGCAGATTGCGCCTCTGCTGCCCTGGGCCTAATTAGAAGTTGTACGG CAGGCAGCTACAGTCGAGAAAGTACGTGCGAAAGCGGTCTTGCGAACGCAAAGATGGACTGGAGACAGACGTTGAGCACAGTCACGCTGTTCTACCAAACGGTGAAAGATTATCCGGGCGTTTACTATCAAGTGAGGAGGATAAACGACTCGAAGCTGGTCTTCAAGCTGCTGTTCGAGAAGGATACAGTCACGCATGAACTAGAGCTGGCGGCTCCGGTGGAATGGCCGCCAGTTTGCAAGACTAACTTCGAAACCGCCGAG GTGGATTTCACGTTCACCAAGAAGAATCCGGAGCTCTGGAAGACGCAGGGTAACCACACAATATGGCGGGAGCCAATCACGAGCCATAGATCTTACAAAGAGTACACTGTAGTCTCGAACATACCGCTTTCCAGGCTAGTCCACTTGCTAGTCCTGCGAGCGAAGGACTCGTTGGAATTAGTGCCCATTGGAAGACACCTACAAGCCAGGATGAACGTGATGG GAGTGGAAATAACGAGATCATACACTCCTGTCCCACCGTGCCTTCACCCTGACGACATGGCGCCGAATTACAAGTCCGACTGCGTGTGTCTGATGATCAAGAAGTACCAAAATGGCGCGCTGAGTCCGTCCATAACCGGCCTACAAGCCGGCCAGACCCTTGTGCTAAGCAATGCTTTAGGTGCCTTTGTAGTTGAATCCTTTGATCGTTATTCTGTCATTCACATGCTGGCCGGTGGCACAGGGCTGACCGCGATGCTTGGGATCATTCAGCGGGCTTTGGCCAGGCGTACTGT aaAAACCATTAATCTCCTCAACTTCAACACAGACAAAAACAACATGTTCTACGTAAAGCAGCTGGAAAAAGCTAGCACGAATACGAA GTTAACAGTCACGCATATCCTCTCGCAAGCGGACAGTAAATGGACGGGCATACGCGGCATCGTGTCCGATGATTTGTTGAGGCAGCTGATTGGACAACAGAAACCTGTTGCGTGCATCTTCACCTGCGGTCCACCAGGATTCATTCAGACAGCGAAAAA ATCCATTCAAAACCTTGGCTGGAAACCCTACCAAACGTATAATTTCGACGACTAG